A single window of uncultured Pseudodesulfovibrio sp. DNA harbors:
- a CDS encoding glycosyltransferase, which produces MTTESKKKTLGMVLKGYPRISETFISNEIRLLEEMGFNIHIYSMRAPRENFSHKSIKAIKAKVTYLPSSMIWGLPAFLWYNIRLFCKMPKRYMECLKLMKSRFALAPKKYTWVKHMLQAGYIMQKSVLDDGVDLAHMHGHFAHTPTTVTMYAAFLAGIPFSFTAHAKDIYTQDPRRIQDKVDRAKFVVTCTKYNANHLEKTVGGKKPIHCVYHGINLDLFSPNGRGIKAKTPYHILTVARFVEKKGLDTVLMALAKLRSEGLDFRYTLVGEGKAKFNRKIEKLIQDLGLNDVTTLTGTITHDDVIELLGSSDCFTLGCREAKDGDRDGIPNVVAESMATGVPVTATDVSGVPELVVHEETGLLCPSNDVDALADIIRRSLTDDELRARIIPAANATVHELFNNKKLINTLGEIYKSHGVPCSK; this is translated from the coding sequence ATGACGACCGAATCCAAAAAGAAAACCCTTGGCATGGTGCTCAAGGGGTATCCGCGCATTTCCGAGACATTTATTTCCAACGAAATTCGTTTGCTTGAAGAGATGGGATTTAATATCCACATCTATTCCATGCGCGCTCCTCGCGAAAATTTTTCTCACAAGTCCATCAAGGCGATCAAGGCCAAGGTCACATATCTGCCGTCTTCCATGATTTGGGGGCTTCCGGCCTTCCTTTGGTACAACATCCGTCTTTTTTGCAAAATGCCCAAGCGGTACATGGAATGTCTTAAGCTCATGAAGTCCCGTTTCGCGTTGGCTCCTAAAAAGTACACTTGGGTCAAGCATATGCTTCAAGCCGGGTACATAATGCAGAAATCCGTGCTTGATGATGGTGTTGATCTGGCTCATATGCATGGCCATTTTGCGCATACGCCGACAACCGTCACCATGTACGCCGCTTTCCTTGCCGGTATACCGTTTTCTTTTACGGCCCATGCCAAGGACATCTACACTCAGGACCCGCGTCGTATTCAGGACAAAGTTGATCGGGCCAAGTTTGTGGTCACCTGTACAAAATACAATGCCAATCATCTTGAAAAGACTGTAGGCGGAAAGAAGCCTATCCATTGTGTGTATCACGGTATTAATCTTGACCTGTTTTCACCCAATGGGCGTGGAATCAAAGCCAAGACGCCGTATCATATTTTGACGGTGGCTCGTTTTGTGGAAAAGAAAGGGCTGGATACTGTGCTTATGGCCCTCGCCAAGCTGCGGAGCGAAGGGCTTGATTTTCGTTACACTCTTGTGGGCGAGGGTAAGGCCAAATTCAATCGCAAGATCGAAAAGCTTATTCAGGATCTTGGTCTTAATGATGTGACCACATTGACCGGCACTATTACTCACGATGACGTTATCGAGTTGCTCGGTTCGTCCGATTGTTTCACCTTGGGGTGTCGTGAAGCCAAGGACGGAGATCGTGATGGCATCCCCAACGTGGTGGCCGAATCCATGGCAACGGGTGTGCCTGTTACTGCCACAGATGTGTCCGGTGTTCCCGAATTGGTGGTTCACGAAGAAACCGGCCTGCTTTGTCCATCCAACGATGTAGACGCTTTGGCCGACATTATTCGTCGGTCCCTCACTGACGACGAATTGCGCGCCCGGATTATTCCTGCTGCCAATGCGACAGTGCATGAGCTTTTCAACAACAAGAAGCTCATCAACACATTGGGGGAAATATACAAGTCGCATGGCGTTCCCTGTTCCAAATAG
- a CDS encoding WbuC family cupin fold metalloprotein produces the protein MTQQSTDFPMAMDAPDTDVTPLSLTMVGDLLAQSREAPRKRMLQKLHSSHDALAHRMFNAMQPGTYIMPHRHLDPPKDETVLVMAGSMLYVQFTDDGKVEQTILLQPGTENFGIDVAPHVYHTFIPLKPDTLMFETKTGPYKPDSDKNIPDWAPREGTPEAEPYLLDMIKSLAEKANAAVDQMKAEEASTE, from the coding sequence ATGACTCAACAATCTACCGACTTTCCCATGGCTATGGATGCGCCCGACACCGACGTCACCCCTTTGAGCCTGACCATGGTCGGCGACTTGCTGGCCCAGTCCAGAGAGGCTCCCCGTAAACGAATGCTGCAAAAGCTGCATTCGTCCCACGACGCACTTGCCCACCGCATGTTCAATGCCATGCAGCCAGGCACGTACATAATGCCGCATAGGCATCTGGACCCGCCCAAGGATGAAACCGTCCTAGTCATGGCCGGGTCCATGCTGTATGTGCAATTCACTGATGACGGAAAAGTCGAACAGACCATTCTGCTCCAGCCCGGAACAGAAAATTTCGGCATTGATGTGGCTCCGCACGTCTATCACACATTCATTCCGCTCAAACCGGATACCCTGATGTTCGAAACCAAGACCGGCCCATACAAACCGGACTCCGACAAGAACATTCCGGACTGGGCGCCCCGCGAAGGGACCCCGGAAGCCGAACCCTATCTGCTGGACATGATCAAATCGTTGGCCGAAAAAGCCAATGCTGCCGTTGATCAAATGAAAGCAGAAGAAGCTTCCACCGAGTAA
- a CDS encoding glycosyltransferase family 1 protein: MKTCIFLPPVNKPTGGVTVLRQIADILHQANRDVCLVAREKGGWRPDGLANAAPIIEWTDLQLTKDDLWLVPEGWVNALAPGMEAGAHCVNYVQNWAYLFSALPEGVDWHNLPVEFFAVSDPVSQFVKQSTYKDAPIIRPGIDRSIYHATDTKKPSRITVAYMPRKNKALAQQIKAIFEHRIGPSAVNWLPIEGMDTHQVADALRTAHIFLATGFPEGCPLPPLEAMACGCLPVGFTGFGGWDYMRQIQPEPRYTPWIELREVDWAGNGLWCADGDVLDAALCLEEAVTMIKENDLYLAAALESGQETADAYSTDEQKLAVLTVWDAL, encoded by the coding sequence ATGAAAACATGTATTTTCCTGCCTCCGGTCAACAAACCAACCGGTGGCGTCACCGTCTTACGGCAGATTGCCGACATTCTTCATCAGGCTAACCGAGATGTCTGTCTTGTTGCTCGCGAAAAAGGCGGTTGGCGACCCGACGGATTAGCTAATGCCGCACCGATTATCGAATGGACCGACTTGCAACTGACAAAAGACGATCTTTGGCTGGTCCCGGAAGGTTGGGTCAATGCATTGGCCCCCGGCATGGAAGCTGGCGCACATTGCGTCAACTACGTGCAGAACTGGGCCTACCTGTTTTCCGCGTTGCCCGAAGGAGTTGATTGGCATAATCTGCCCGTAGAATTCTTCGCTGTATCCGATCCAGTTTCCCAATTCGTCAAGCAAAGCACGTATAAAGACGCTCCAATCATTCGACCGGGTATTGATCGCTCCATCTACCACGCAACTGACACCAAGAAACCGAGCCGTATCACCGTGGCCTATATGCCACGCAAAAATAAAGCTCTGGCCCAGCAAATCAAAGCAATTTTTGAACACCGCATCGGACCAAGTGCCGTGAACTGGCTACCCATCGAAGGAATGGACACGCATCAGGTAGCCGACGCTCTGCGGACCGCCCACATATTTCTCGCAACGGGCTTTCCCGAAGGGTGTCCGCTCCCGCCCCTTGAGGCCATGGCCTGCGGCTGCCTGCCTGTCGGATTCACAGGATTCGGAGGCTGGGACTACATGCGCCAAATCCAACCCGAACCGCGCTACACTCCATGGATTGAACTCCGCGAAGTGGATTGGGCCGGGAATGGCCTGTGGTGTGCGGACGGCGATGTGCTCGACGCCGCACTCTGTTTGGAAGAAGCTGTCACCATGATCAAAGAAAATGACCTTTATCTGGCAGCAGCGCTGGAATCGGGTCAGGAAACTGCTGACGCATACAGTACCGATGAACAAAAACTCGCTGTCCTGACCGTCTGGGACGCATTGTAA
- a CDS encoding GNAT family N-acetyltransferase translates to MTAILRRATPNDFDAICAFLTKHMNPAFPPKRWRALFTHGWCSGKPDFGIVAEDAGKIVGFHGHICSHRIIDGYWERFTNFTSWYIHKDYRKNGLGSKMLEMATADPETTYTVFSLSPKRIDFFKSLGMNVLEEERLLWRKTGVPYDNLELIVDPGKIRSHSAPQDLPFFDDHVPLRVMPVLVTTRCSQCLLLLSRAIKHGDRVYYDVLYRSNPELFTKRAQHIAEALLPDNECVLAADRRFVEDDGPGAEVEIIKSPRFYKSSRVHPRDIDLTYSELSLLGLKLD, encoded by the coding sequence ATGACTGCCATACTGCGTCGAGCGACACCGAATGATTTTGACGCCATCTGCGCCTTTTTGACAAAACACATGAACCCAGCCTTCCCTCCAAAGCGATGGCGAGCTCTCTTTACCCATGGCTGGTGTTCAGGCAAACCGGACTTCGGCATTGTCGCTGAAGACGCTGGAAAGATTGTCGGCTTTCACGGCCACATCTGTTCCCACCGCATTATTGACGGATACTGGGAACGATTTACCAACTTCACCTCTTGGTATATCCACAAGGACTATCGAAAAAATGGCCTGGGGAGCAAAATGCTCGAAATGGCCACGGCCGACCCGGAAACAACCTACACGGTTTTCTCTCTTTCTCCCAAACGGATTGATTTCTTCAAGTCTCTCGGCATGAATGTCCTTGAAGAAGAGCGACTACTCTGGCGCAAAACCGGAGTTCCCTATGACAACTTGGAACTGATCGTTGATCCGGGTAAAATTCGCTCTCATTCCGCCCCTCAAGATTTGCCTTTCTTCGATGACCACGTCCCCCTTCGCGTCATGCCGGTACTGGTAACGACCCGTTGTTCACAATGTCTGCTGCTTCTTTCGAGAGCAATAAAACATGGAGATCGTGTTTATTACGACGTTTTGTATCGAAGCAATCCCGAACTGTTCACCAAGCGGGCACAACACATTGCGGAAGCCCTGCTCCCCGACAACGAATGCGTGCTGGCCGCTGACCGTCGGTTCGTGGAAGACGACGGCCCCGGAGCCGAGGTTGAGATCATCAAATCTCCTCGCTTCTACAAATCGTCTCGAGTGCACCCCCGTGACATCGACCTGACTTACTCAGAGTTGTCACTTCTCGGGTTAAAGCTCGACTAG
- the rocD gene encoding ornithine--oxo-acid transaminase, which yields MKSDQYILLEDEFGAHNYKPLDVVIERGDGIWVWDVDGNKYMDCLSAYSAVNQGHCNPKILAAMSEQAKKLTLTSRAFRNDQLGPLYKELCDLTNSHKVLPMNSGAEAVETAIKAVRKWGYQVKGVPENKAEIIVCRNNFHGRTITIVSFSTDPVSTTGFGPFTPGFKVVDFGDAAAFEAAINDNTVAFLVEPIQGEAGVIIPPDGYLKDIRRICDEKGIVLIFDEIQTGLGRTGALLAEEHEGVEADLTLIGKALSGGFYPVSAVLSNTEVLGVLKPGEHGSTFGGNPLACAVARTALKVLVEDKLIENAQKMGEYFMEGLRKIKNPKIKEVRGRGLLIGVEFHDNAGGARQYCEKLKDAGLLCKETHETIIRFAPPLVITKADINWALERIVPILSL from the coding sequence ATGAAATCAGATCAATACATTTTACTTGAAGATGAGTTTGGCGCGCATAACTACAAACCTCTTGATGTGGTCATTGAACGGGGTGATGGTATTTGGGTTTGGGACGTTGACGGGAATAAGTATATGGATTGTCTTTCAGCCTATTCAGCCGTGAATCAGGGGCATTGCAACCCCAAAATTCTGGCCGCCATGTCTGAGCAGGCCAAGAAACTTACCCTGACGTCCCGTGCTTTTCGTAATGACCAACTTGGTCCTCTTTATAAAGAGCTGTGTGATCTGACGAACTCTCATAAGGTACTTCCCATGAATTCCGGCGCGGAAGCCGTCGAAACTGCCATTAAAGCCGTTCGAAAGTGGGGGTATCAGGTTAAGGGTGTCCCTGAAAACAAAGCAGAAATTATTGTCTGCCGGAACAATTTTCATGGAAGGACTATCACCATCGTTTCCTTCTCCACTGATCCTGTTTCCACCACGGGCTTCGGTCCGTTCACGCCTGGTTTTAAGGTCGTCGATTTTGGAGACGCCGCCGCCTTTGAAGCTGCGATCAACGACAACACTGTGGCGTTTCTTGTGGAACCCATACAGGGAGAGGCGGGAGTTATCATTCCTCCTGACGGATACCTCAAGGATATTCGTCGTATCTGCGATGAAAAGGGTATTGTTCTCATTTTTGACGAGATTCAGACTGGTCTTGGGCGTACTGGTGCGCTTCTGGCCGAAGAACATGAAGGCGTCGAAGCAGATCTCACCCTTATCGGCAAAGCCCTTTCCGGTGGTTTTTATCCGGTCTCTGCCGTCCTCTCCAATACCGAGGTACTCGGCGTGCTTAAGCCCGGTGAGCATGGTTCTACCTTTGGCGGCAACCCGCTTGCCTGTGCAGTGGCTCGGACTGCGCTCAAGGTGCTCGTTGAAGACAAGCTCATTGAGAACGCGCAGAAAATGGGCGAGTATTTCATGGAGGGGTTGCGTAAAATCAAGAACCCTAAAATTAAAGAAGTGCGTGGGCGTGGCCTGCTTATTGGTGTGGAATTTCATGACAACGCAGGTGGCGCGCGGCAATATTGCGAAAAGCTCAAGGATGCCGGATTACTTTGCAAGGAGACCCACGAAACCATTATTCGGTTCGCTCCGCCGCTTGTTATTACTAAAGCTGACATCAATTGGGCCCTTGAACGAATCGTGCCTATTTTGAGTCTGTAA
- a CDS encoding polysaccharide deacetylase family protein codes for MTHDNMNTFLQELNAWRRAGMTVELWWRDDDAAKPTIELDQLIRISDRYDVPCGLATVPAKTGEPMRKTISGASHIWILQHGYAHVNHAPSGSGMGAWELGLHRPKSVVLDELRDGMLKLSQLFKTRFVPVLVPPWNRIDPELLFYLPVMGFRGLSASYKKNRPVPPSDLRVADAHCDVLSWKKREARFAGQEKCIRSLVNHLKEKRTGVADKSEPTCLLTHHLEMDRDAWQFVEDIFALTTAHAGVTWLVPADIWPQPK; via the coding sequence ATGACCCATGATAATATGAACACATTTTTGCAGGAACTCAATGCCTGGAGGCGCGCCGGTATGACGGTCGAACTCTGGTGGCGAGATGATGATGCAGCAAAACCCACAATAGAACTGGATCAGCTCATCCGTATCAGCGACCGGTATGACGTGCCATGCGGACTGGCGACAGTCCCAGCCAAAACCGGTGAACCCATGCGCAAAACCATCTCAGGCGCATCGCATATCTGGATTCTTCAACACGGCTATGCTCATGTAAACCACGCCCCATCCGGCTCCGGCATGGGCGCTTGGGAACTCGGGCTGCACAGACCAAAATCTGTTGTGCTCGACGAATTACGCGACGGCATGCTCAAACTCAGCCAACTTTTCAAGACCCGGTTTGTTCCTGTTTTAGTACCGCCATGGAACCGCATTGATCCCGAACTTCTTTTTTACCTGCCTGTTATGGGTTTTCGTGGTCTGTCCGCCAGCTACAAAAAAAATCGCCCTGTGCCGCCAAGCGATCTGCGTGTGGCCGATGCTCATTGCGATGTTCTCAGTTGGAAAAAAAGAGAAGCCCGATTCGCTGGACAGGAAAAGTGTATCCGTTCTCTGGTTAACCACCTGAAAGAAAAGCGAACCGGCGTGGCAGACAAAAGCGAACCAACATGTCTGCTCACCCATCATCTTGAAATGGACCGGGATGCTTGGCAATTCGTTGAAGACATCTTCGCCTTGACCACCGCGCACGCTGGCGTTACATGGCTTGTTCCGGCTGATATTTGGCCGCAACCAAAATAG
- a CDS encoding DMT family transporter, whose amino-acid sequence MNSRTLRADILLFITAVIWGLAFVAQRVGMDHVGPLTFNGIRFALGALALVPLILYMQKKHSPKTMGVDRKKMFIGGGLLGLALFVGASLQQMGLAGPQLAKFGFEATTAGKAGFITGLYVVLVPIFGLFLAQKTGWGTWVGAGLAVVGMYLLSVTSDLSISFGDMLVLVSAVFWAGHVLLVGKLSPGLDAVDAIKLSIVQFSACAVLSLIGAVATEEITMTGLIGAAPAIAYGGFLSVGIAYTLQVIAQRDAQPAHAAVLLSLEAVFGVIGGCLMLGEVLSLRAMVGCGLMLAGMLLSQLKP is encoded by the coding sequence TTGAATTCTCGTACACTTCGCGCCGACATTCTGCTCTTCATCACAGCCGTCATATGGGGGCTAGCCTTTGTTGCGCAACGCGTGGGTATGGACCACGTCGGTCCACTCACTTTCAATGGTATTCGATTCGCTCTGGGAGCACTGGCTCTAGTCCCGCTCATTCTCTATATGCAGAAAAAACACTCCCCCAAAACAATGGGAGTGGATAGAAAAAAAATGTTTATCGGCGGTGGGTTGCTCGGCCTTGCCCTCTTTGTGGGAGCCTCCTTGCAACAAATGGGACTCGCTGGTCCACAACTTGCCAAATTTGGTTTCGAAGCGACCACAGCCGGCAAGGCGGGATTCATCACTGGGTTATACGTTGTTTTGGTCCCCATTTTCGGCCTCTTTCTAGCCCAAAAGACCGGATGGGGAACTTGGGTTGGCGCAGGACTCGCGGTTGTCGGCATGTACTTGCTGTCAGTCACTTCGGACCTTTCCATCTCCTTCGGTGACATGTTGGTCCTTGTCAGCGCAGTGTTTTGGGCAGGGCATGTGCTCCTTGTGGGTAAGCTGTCCCCTGGACTTGATGCGGTGGACGCCATCAAGCTGTCCATTGTACAATTTTCGGCCTGCGCGGTCCTGAGTCTCATTGGTGCTGTTGCCACCGAAGAAATCACTATGACAGGACTTATTGGCGCGGCCCCGGCGATTGCTTACGGAGGCTTCCTGTCTGTGGGCATTGCATACACCTTACAGGTGATTGCGCAGCGCGACGCACAACCGGCCCATGCTGCCGTCCTTCTCAGCCTTGAAGCTGTATTTGGAGTGATTGGTGGGTGTCTGATGCTTGGTGAGGTGTTGAGTTTACGAGCGATGGTTGGTTGCGGGTTGATGTTAGCAGGGATGTTATTGAGTCAGCTCAAGCCTTAG
- the metW gene encoding methionine biosynthesis protein MetW, with protein MRFDLQVIASWIKPGSKVLDLGCRTGSLLSYLTQEKHIIGTGIEIDEDAAGQAISKGLSVIHGDIYEELEDYPDNAFDYIILSQALMQVSDPETCIRDMLRVGKLGIVSFPNFTHYKNRLQMFFTGRAPMSKELPYEWYNTPNIRVIPITDFLRFCEGMKVPIVKEVAISTYHHDEKGRVITFLPNLFATFGIFMLGQSKG; from the coding sequence ATGCGTTTTGATCTTCAAGTCATTGCGTCATGGATAAAACCGGGCAGCAAAGTACTCGATCTCGGTTGCAGAACCGGCTCTCTGCTCAGTTACCTCACGCAAGAAAAACACATCATCGGCACGGGTATAGAAATCGACGAAGATGCTGCAGGCCAAGCCATTTCCAAGGGGCTATCCGTCATTCACGGCGACATCTACGAAGAACTCGAAGATTACCCCGACAATGCCTTCGACTACATCATTTTATCCCAAGCGCTCATGCAGGTATCCGATCCCGAAACCTGTATCCGGGACATGCTTCGGGTCGGCAAGCTCGGAATTGTCTCGTTCCCCAATTTCACCCACTACAAGAACCGGCTTCAGATGTTCTTCACAGGACGTGCGCCCATGTCCAAGGAGCTCCCCTACGAGTGGTACAACACCCCTAACATTCGGGTCATACCTATCACCGACTTTCTCCGGTTTTGCGAGGGCATGAAAGTGCCTATCGTCAAGGAAGTTGCCATTTCCACCTACCACCACGATGAAAAAGGTCGAGTCATTACCTTCCTGCCCAACCTCTTTGCCACCTTCGGCATTTTCATGTTGGGACAGAGTAAGGGATAG
- a CDS encoding radical SAM protein, with protein MNVPRNSIIWNMTRKCNFRCEYCYFPHDNTPVTETLPAERIKDFLDNTGEVWKVGLTGGEPFIYPNFVDVCEVLTSSHIIGVDTNLSVSSKVREFAERIDPNRVHNLYVALHIEERERIKGVDAFIRNAQLLMEKGFEIIVNYVVHPTLEGRFQEDRDFYASHGITITPRPFKGEHEGRRYPEAYGDRAQVIFGDHPEQGKKVAFNFYGVPCSAGRTLLRLEPDGTIFRCPGDKTVLGNVMDTVTLYEGHEPCIKKRCPCRGLDHVQLTDFEAHMVDGVQYAVVADNEQSRFAFEQAVVLVPNDPCAENNLGVLAWRQGDQKDALIHFENALTSVPDNALYIRNRDGAQAAQADFDPQICLDVNSDLTK; from the coding sequence ATGAATGTACCCCGTAATAGTATTATCTGGAACATGACGCGAAAATGTAATTTTCGCTGTGAATATTGCTATTTCCCGCATGACAACACCCCGGTAACAGAGACTCTGCCAGCCGAACGCATCAAGGACTTTCTCGATAATACCGGGGAAGTCTGGAAGGTGGGACTGACCGGTGGTGAGCCGTTTATTTATCCGAATTTTGTAGATGTCTGCGAGGTCTTGACCTCTTCGCATATCATCGGTGTGGATACGAACCTGTCTGTGTCCTCCAAAGTCAGGGAATTTGCCGAGCGTATCGACCCGAACCGGGTGCATAATTTGTACGTGGCTTTGCACATCGAGGAGCGTGAGAGGATCAAGGGCGTGGATGCCTTTATCAGGAATGCACAGCTTCTGATGGAAAAGGGTTTTGAGATTATCGTCAATTATGTGGTCCATCCAACGTTGGAAGGTCGTTTTCAGGAAGATCGGGATTTCTATGCCAGTCATGGCATTACCATCACGCCTCGTCCGTTCAAAGGCGAACATGAGGGGCGGCGGTACCCAGAGGCCTATGGAGATCGGGCGCAGGTTATTTTTGGAGATCACCCCGAACAGGGCAAAAAGGTCGCTTTCAATTTTTATGGTGTTCCCTGTTCCGCAGGGCGGACCTTGTTGCGTTTGGAACCGGACGGAACCATCTTCCGGTGTCCCGGCGATAAAACAGTGCTCGGTAACGTCATGGATACGGTCACGCTGTATGAAGGGCATGAACCGTGTATCAAGAAGCGGTGCCCCTGTCGTGGGTTGGACCATGTTCAGTTGACCGATTTCGAAGCGCATATGGTGGACGGTGTTCAGTATGCCGTGGTGGCTGATAATGAACAGTCCCGGTTCGCATTCGAGCAGGCCGTTGTGTTGGTGCCAAATGATCCGTGTGCCGAGAATAATCTTGGCGTGTTGGCGTGGCGTCAGGGCGATCAAAAGGATGCTCTTATCCATTTTGAAAACGCACTCACGAGCGTGCCAGATAACGCTCTTTATATTCGTAATCGCGACGGTGCACAGGCCGCACAAGCCGACTTTGATCCGCAGATATGTCTGGATGTGAATTCTGATTTAACAAAGTAG
- a CDS encoding TatD family hydrolase, whose product MTKKKRPEPESLALPAGGVDSHAHLDLEDFDEDRDELIARASASGFSQIINVFLGPDAYEKNRALFDKHPHISFLLGIHPNNANDLTDDVLNRMRDHFKADPRLKGVGEIGLDYYWERVPHDIQKAAFIKQIALARELSLPIIIHSRDANDDTLTILEEQGLNDYPVLWHCFGAGIDLAEKIVQNGWHISIPGPVTYRKKSEDTQAAVTRIPFDRLMIETDCPYLTPEPWRGKRNHPALAAFTAQRIAQIKGRSLEDIWQITGDNARRFFGL is encoded by the coding sequence ATGACCAAAAAAAAACGACCTGAACCGGAATCCCTAGCACTCCCCGCCGGGGGCGTGGATTCTCACGCGCATCTCGATCTTGAAGATTTTGACGAAGATCGCGACGAACTCATTGCCCGAGCCTCAGCCTCGGGATTCAGCCAAATCATCAACGTCTTTCTCGGACCCGATGCCTACGAAAAAAACAGGGCACTCTTCGACAAACACCCACATATTTCCTTTTTGCTCGGCATCCATCCAAACAATGCCAACGACCTGACCGACGATGTGCTCAACCGCATGCGAGATCATTTCAAGGCCGATCCACGACTCAAGGGCGTCGGTGAAATAGGACTCGACTATTATTGGGAACGAGTTCCACATGATATCCAGAAAGCCGCATTCATCAAGCAAATCGCTTTGGCTCGCGAGTTGTCCTTGCCAATCATCATTCACTCCCGCGATGCTAACGACGACACTCTCACCATTCTCGAAGAACAGGGACTCAATGATTATCCCGTCCTCTGGCATTGTTTCGGCGCAGGTATTGATCTCGCTGAAAAAATTGTCCAAAACGGCTGGCACATATCAATTCCCGGTCCAGTCACGTATCGTAAAAAATCCGAGGACACCCAAGCCGCCGTTACCCGAATCCCCTTTGACCGACTCATGATCGAAACGGATTGCCCATATCTCACGCCCGAACCATGGCGCGGCAAACGGAATCACCCGGCCCTTGCCGCGTTCACAGCGCAGCGCATCGCACAAATCAAAGGCCGATCCCTCGAAGATATCTGGCAAATCACCGGCGACAACGCTCGACGTTTTTTTGGATTGTAA
- a CDS encoding glycosyltransferase, which produces MESKAYNILMYSHDTYGLGHIRRTMAIARNLVAQDVNILIVTGSPIVGRYTMPKGIDFVRMPGMIKKTNAIYVPHSIKVDPKIAISIRKNIISATAKAFKPDLFVVDKVPTGLKGEVLPTLKWIRKNLPCTRVVLGLRDILDDAASTRADWKRKQFPEVLRDLYSEIWVYGYKAMYNPITEYAFPDDIAAKTVFTGYIPRKAPRTRKVRRKHKQVVVTIGGGGDGYNVLDTYLKMLETNGTVDFKTLMITGPFLSPERLDELADRARALKVQIKPFVRNMEKRMAKADLVVSMGGYNTMCEILSLKKPALIIPRDNPRQEQLIRATVFKKRGLCDFIKWGEVTPETMRKKINGLLEDPTPYTAELETFAMTGLEVMRERLEYFREHCFSEEISEENSERDSS; this is translated from the coding sequence ATGGAATCGAAAGCATATAATATACTCATGTATTCCCATGACACTTATGGTCTGGGACATATTCGGCGTACCATGGCTATCGCCAGGAATTTGGTGGCGCAGGATGTGAACATTCTCATTGTTACCGGTTCCCCCATTGTTGGGCGATACACTATGCCCAAGGGTATTGATTTCGTCCGTATGCCCGGCATGATCAAGAAAACCAACGCCATTTACGTCCCCCATTCCATTAAGGTCGACCCCAAGATCGCCATTTCTATCCGTAAGAACATTATTTCTGCCACGGCCAAAGCGTTCAAGCCGGACCTTTTTGTCGTGGACAAAGTGCCTACCGGCCTTAAAGGTGAGGTTCTGCCTACCTTGAAGTGGATCAGGAAGAATCTGCCATGTACCCGCGTGGTACTTGGTTTGCGTGATATCCTGGATGATGCAGCGTCCACCCGTGCCGACTGGAAACGCAAGCAGTTTCCCGAGGTTCTGCGAGATCTTTATTCCGAGATTTGGGTGTACGGCTACAAAGCCATGTATAATCCAATCACCGAATATGCCTTCCCGGATGATATAGCGGCAAAGACGGTTTTTACGGGCTACATCCCACGTAAAGCCCCGCGTACCCGTAAGGTCAGGCGCAAACACAAGCAGGTGGTTGTTACCATCGGCGGTGGCGGCGACGGTTACAACGTGTTGGATACCTATCTCAAGATGCTTGAGACAAACGGTACCGTTGATTTCAAGACGCTTATGATTACTGGTCCGTTTCTCTCACCAGAGCGGTTGGACGAATTGGCTGACCGTGCTCGTGCTCTTAAGGTTCAGATCAAGCCATTTGTGCGGAACATGGAAAAGCGCATGGCCAAGGCTGATCTGGTGGTTTCCATGGGTGGCTACAATACCATGTGCGAAATTTTGTCCCTGAAGAAGCCAGCCTTGATTATTCCCCGCGACAATCCGCGTCAGGAACAGCTTATTCGTGCTACTGTCTTTAAAAAACGTGGGCTGTGTGATTTTATCAAGTGGGGCGAAGTCACGCCCGAAACCATGCGAAAAAAGATCAATGGCCTGTTGGAAGACCCGACCCCCTACACCGCTGAACTCGAAACCTTTGCCATGACCGGTCTGGAAGTCATGCGTGAACGGCTTGAATACTTTCGAGAGCATTGCTTCTCTGAAGAAATATCCGAAGAAAACAGCGAAAGAGACTCCTCATAA